The sequence below is a genomic window from Macaca fascicularis isolate 582-1 chromosome 3, T2T-MFA8v1.1.
ccggtgatcctcctgcctcggcctcctcaagtgctgggcttacaggcatgagccaccgtgcctggcctgaacgAAACATTTCTATGCTCCAACTTAAAATGAATGTAGAACTTATTATCTGAGAATGACCCAGGGAAGTCATGGGACTGCCCAGATTTTCATCCAATAAAGGGAAAATTATTCCCACAAATAAATTTTACAGGATGGTAGAAGCAAATACAGGACATTCCAATTACATTCCAATGAGTTATTCTTGATGAAGTCCTGAATACACAAAGCCAGCCAGCAAATAGGATTGACCAAAGTTGGCGGATACTGTGACCACCCCAgggctctttttgtttgtttgtttgagacgggtctcgctttgttacccaggctggagtacagtggtatgatctcagctcactgcagccttgacctcctaggctcaagagagtctcccatctctgcctcccaagtagctgggatgacaatcataagccaccacatctggctaatttctagtatttttcttctttctttctttcttccttttttttttttagccggagtttcgctcttgctgcccaggctggaatgcaatggtgtgatctcggctcatcacaacctccgcctcctgggttcaagcaattctcccgccttagcctcctgagtagctgggtctacaggcatgtgccaccacgcccagctaattttgtatttttagtagaaactgagtttctccatgttagtcaggctggtgtggaactcccgacctcagttgatcctctcgccttggcctcccaaagtgctgggattacaggcataagccaccgcacctggccctaatttctagtatttttcgtagacatggggtttcactgtgttgctgaagctggtctcaaactcctgagctcaagtgattctcccacctcagcctcccaacatgctggaattacaggcgtgagccaccatgtctggccacaCCAGGGCTCTTAGACCATTTAGTCTCACCCCTTCACTTTACCAGTACCGTGCCTATAAGGATGATAGTGGTGAGGATGATGATACAAATGCTGACTGGCTCCTATTTTGTGCCAGTCTTTGTTCTAAATCCTTAGATCTTAATTAAGATTTAatcttcatttaatcttcataaacaTCTGTAATTTTGAGCCAAATGCTAAACTCAAATActgagcaaaaaagaaagaaagagaaaaaagaatgctgtcttttttttttttttttttttggagacggagtctcccgctgtcacccaggctggagtgcagtggccggatctcagctcactgcaagctccgcctcctgggtttacgccattctcctgcctcagcctcccgagtagctgggactacaggtgcgcgccacctcgcccggctagttttttggtttttttttttttagtagagatggggtttcaccatgttagccaggatggtctcgatctcctgacctcgtgatccacccgtctcggcctcccaaagtgctgggattacaggcttgagccaccgcgcacggcctttttttttgtttgttttttttcagagtctcactctattggctaggctagagtgcagtggcatgatcttggctcactgcaacttctgtcaccagggttcaagtgattctcctgcctcagcctcctgagtagctgagactacaggagagcaccaccacgcccagctaatttttgtatttttagtagagacagggtttcaccatgttgtccagcatggtcttgatctcttgacctcataatccacctgcttcggcctcccaaagtgctgagattacaggcatgagccacggcgcctggccgtAAGCTGTGTTCTTAACTCTATCTTTCCTTCACTGGCGATGGTACCATTTCCCCGTCCTGTTAAGTGTCCTTCACGGCTCTTACCTTTAGCTCTTGGAATTCCACCATCTACCCTAACTTCACCTCCACCTAAATCCTGTTCACTCTTCAAAGCCTGCCCCTCCACAGATCCTCCCTCCTAACTCCACCTCAATGCGCAACAGCTCTTTGCTAAGCAGATGCCTTTATTTATGGACAAAGAAGTAAACAGGCAAAAGGAAGaggcttgtccaaggtcatgccACAGACTGAACTCTCACTGGGAGGACAGTTCAGGGTCCTGATACCCGACCTAAGGCAGCGGCTTTGCAGCACATCAGGATGGGGGTGAGTCATgcctggccattttcacttccaGAACGATTATAgatttaacaacttttttttttttttgagatggaatctcgctctgttgcccagactggagtgcagtggtgcgatttcagctcactgcaacctctgcttcctggtttcaagcgattctcctgcctcagcctcccgagtagctgggattataggcatgagccaccatgcccggctactttttgtatttttagtaaagagggggttttgccatgttggccaggctggtcttgcactcctgacctcaggtgatccacctgtctcagcttcccaaagtgttgagattatgggcatgagccaccacacccagcctactatagctttaacaacttttttttttttttttcgagattgagtcttgctgtgttgcccaggctggagtacagtggtgcgatctcagctcactgtaacctccacctcctgggttcaagcaggtctgcctcagcctcccgagtagctgggatcacaggcacatgccatcatgcccggctaattagcaatattattttttaatttttgtagaaatgaagtctcactatgttgcccaggctggtcttcaactcctgggctcaagcgatcttcccacctcggcctcccaaagtactgggattataggcatgaggcactgcgctGGGCCCAGAACTACCTTTTATTGGAGGCATGGAGTCCACAGTGGATGGAGGTCTCAGTGCCTTAGGCTCAGGGGCTCAGCATAAGGCCTAGATGAAGGTGAGGCAGGTGGAAGCGGGGACCCCACAGCTTTCCTTGTGCTCCTCAAAGAGCTGCTCCAGGGCCTTCATGTAGAGGGCATGATAGTGATTGACTTCCTCCTCAGTGGGGCGGAGGCGCTGGGGGACCGGGATGGGGCGGCCCACTGCAGGGAGAGGGAGACATAGGTGGGTGAGGGGTCCCTGATGCCCACTCAGCGGCTGGTGGCTGTCCCCCGGGAGGTGGGCACTCACCCACAGTGGTGATGGGCGCAGCAAAGGGCAGCAGGCCCCAGGAGGTAGCTGAGAAGAGGCCGCGACCCCAGAAGATGCAAGGAGAGAAGCCCATGAGCTTCTTGAAGGTGAGCTGGCACCAATGCTGCCAGGAGCCTGTGGCAAAAGCCTTAAGTCTAAAGATGTCATTCTCCCCAAAGGAGTACACGGGCACCAGGGACGCCCTGGGAATGAGCAAGAGAGAAGAGGGGGCTCAGGCTGCTGGACTGCTCCCAGATGGGCACCCCCAGAGGCTGCAAGTCCCTCCCACTACATCCAGATGCTACTTTCCAGGGCCATTCAAAGCATATGACTATGGCTACAAAGAAAGATCTAGAAGACAGGACTCAcgtttctttcttgttctttttctttgttttagagacagggttttgtgactaaccacacctgtaatcccagcactttgggaggttgaggggaggctcatttgaggtcaggagttggagaccagcctggccaacatggtgaaacccccgtctctgcgaaaatataaaaattagccaggtgtggaggtgcgtacctgtaattccagctactacagaggctgaggtaCAATAATTGCTTGacgctgggtacggtggctcacgcctgtaatcccagcactttgggaggccgaggcgggtggatcacaaggtcaggagatcaagaccatcctggctaacacggtgaaactccgtctctactaaaaatacaaaaaattagccgggtgtggtggcaggcacctgtagtcccagctactcgggaggctgaggcaggagaatggcgtgaacctgggaggtggagcttgcagtgagccgagatcgtgccactgcactccagtctgggagacacagcgagactccgtctcaaaaaaaaaaaaaaataataataataataatgattgcttgaacctggaaggcagaggttgcagtgagccaagatcgcaccactgcacttcagtctgggtgacagagtgagactctcaaaaaataaatagctatacgcggtggctcacgcctgtaatcccaacactttgggaggcccaggtgggtgtatcacctgaggtcaggagttcaagaccaccctgaccaatatggtgaaaccccatctctactaaaaatacaaaaattaaccgatgtggtgatgtgcacctgtaatcccaggtacttaggaggctgagacaggagaactgcttgaactcaggaggtagaggttgcagtgagccaagatcgcatcactgcactcaagcctggataacagagcaagactccatctccaaaaattaaaaaaattaaaaattagaaaatttaaaataaatacataaattaaatttttaaaaaagagacaaggccttgctctcttgcccaggctggagggcagtggtacaatcatagctcgctgcagcttcaacctccttggctcaagtcatcctcccacgtcagcctcccaagtagctgaaacttcAGGCgagcactaccacacctggctaatttttttaaaatatatttttgtagagaatgaggtctccctatattgcccaggctggtcttgaactcctggcttcaagagatcttcctgccttggcctcccaaagcactgggattgcaggtgtgaaccaccacacccagccaggactCACTCTTCTTGAATTGTGTAGTGGGCCTTCTCATAGTCATTTTCTCTCAGTCTTTGCAATAACAACATTGTGGCAAGGTAGGTATCAGCCCTCTTCACAAGTAAAGAAACaagtctggctgggcatggtggctcacgcctataatcccagcactgtgggttTTGTGACTaaccacacctgtaatcccagcactttgggaggctgaggtgggcggatcacttggggtcaggagtttgagaccagcctggccaaaatggtgaaaccccgtctctactaaaaatataaaaattagctcggtgtggtggtgggcgcctgtagtcccagctactctggaggctggggcaggagaatcacttgaaccggggaggcggaggttgcagtgagccgagaccacgccattgcactcgagcctgggccacagagccagactctgtctcaacaacaataacaaaaagagaaacaagcacaaggttttgcttttgagatggggtcAGAGAGGGAAGACAGGGCTTCTGAGCCCGAGGGCCCTGCTATTTGCATTATGGTTTTGTCTCCACGGAGGTGGAAGGGAGGCTGGGGTAAGCCGGCCCCATGTTTGGCACCGAGTCATGCCCTGGAGAGCCCACGTGGGCCTCGGTGCAGGGCACGGCGCTGGTCTCTGGGGACCCAGATGCCCCCTGCAAGGACCTAGATGTCTGGGGACTGAGAGAGGGCATAAACCAGCAGAGAACTGACAGGTAGGGCCTGCCCGCGCACTCACCCGTGCCTCAGCGCCAGGCGCACGAAGCCTTTGCGCTTCTGGAGCGTGAGGCAGTGCTCCCCGGGGACTGAATACAGGGCCTCGTGCGCACCCCCCACCATGATGACCACCGCCTGCCCGAGCTGGGGCTGGGACAGGATGAAGTCCAGGCTCTGGCGGCTTACGGGACAGAGTCCTGTGGGCAGGAGGAGGTGGAAAGTAGTCCTCATCTGCCTCCACGGCACCCCCGCCCCTCACCCAGCCTTCAGTTTAAAGCCATCCCCATCTCCAAGGCAGGGAACCTACCCAAATTCTCACTGCAAGTCTGGCCAATGCTCAGGCTGGCCCCTGTCCTGGGTGGGGGACTTATTATGGGGGGGGATCCCAGGTGGGCTGGGGAACATCTGGTTAGGAGTCGCCTCCTCCCATTGGGCTCACCAAAAGACATGATGTAGTCGCGATAGACCGGGAGGTAGAAGAGGCCAGCCAGCACGGCTAACCGGGGCCGGAGCCCTGGGAAGAGCTGGGAGAAGCCATTGCTCTCGGTGGAGAAATTACAGAGGAAGCCTGTACACATGATCCCATGAGGGTGGGCGCCTAGCACGTAGTTCTGATCCGGGGGCAGCTCTGCCGTTTTCACCAGCTTCCGGGTGTTAAGCAGGATGAATGGAGGATGGAAGGCAAGACACTGGTTGAAAAGAGGGGCCCTCCACCCCAACAGAGTTCCCAGTTAAAGGTTCTTCAGATACGGTCAAGGGCCcaggtttgttttctgtttgtttgtttgtttgtttttgagacggagtctcactctgtagactaggctgaggtgcagtggcgcgatttcggctcactgcaacctccgcctctccgtccaggttcaagctattctcctgcctcagcctccctagtagctgggattgcaggcacgtgccaccatgcccagctaatttttgtatttgtatttttagtagagacgcagtttcaccatgttggccaggttggtcttgaactcctgaccttgtgatctgcccaccttggcctcccaaagtgctgggattataggcttgagccaccgcacccagcctctttttattttttattttatttttttagggacagggtctcactctgttgctcaggctggagtacagtggtgcagtcatggctcactgcagcctctaactcctgggctcaagcgatcctcccacctcggcctcccaaagtgctgggattataggtatgagccatggtgcccCACCAAGGGCCCACTCTTGAACATCATCTACTCCcaagtcgggcgcggtggctcatggctgtaatcccagcactttgggaggccgaggcagctggatcacttgaggccagtagtttgagaccagcctggccaacatgttgaaacctgtctctactaaaactacaaaaattagccaggcatggtggcgggcgcctataatcccagctactagggaggctgaggcatgagaatagcttgaacccaggaggtggaggttgcagtgagctgagattgtaccactatcCTCCAGCCTccgcaacagaaggagactcggTCTTaaaacaaggctgggtgtggtggcttatgcctgtaatcccagcactttgggaggccaaggcaggcagatcacgaggtcaggagatcgagaccatcctggctaccatggtgaaaccccatctctattaaaaatgcaaaaaaattagccgggcatggtggcgggcgcctgtagtcccagctactcgggaggttgaggcaggagaaaggcatgaacccgggaggcggagcttgcagtgagccgacatcgcgccactggactccagcctgggtgacagagcgagactctgtctcaaaaaaaaaaacagaaaaacaaaaaaacaaaaaaaaccccaccatcCATTCCCTGTCCCCTGCCTGAGTTTAGGCAGCAAGGAGCTCAGGCCCCAGCACAGGGAAGGGCTCCTAGGtgtgggagatggggagagggaggaagcagTTTCTTCAGGGTGACCCATCACCTTGACAGGATAATAGTCCCTTAGTTGTCTCCAAATTGCCTGGTTCCTTATCCACTCCGAACGCCTTCCACCTGCAGACAATGAGATACTGGTGGAAGAACCCCTGGAGCCACCTCCCCTTAACCCCCATGTCCCCACCATCTCTGGCTACCTGGGCCCCCATCCGGAGCTCACCTTGGTTGGGTGTGTCCCAGTCCACGTAGAGCCACACCAAGTAAACAACAGAGAAGGTCCAGAGTGATGTGAAGAGGAGGACAAAGacaagaagggagaagaaagggcCTGGGTGAAGGATGAGGAAGAAAAGAGTTCACTTCTGAAACTCCATCATTCCCTCCAGctgctcccttcccttcctccccttcagATCAACCAGGCCCTCTCCCAGACCAGTCACCTGCTCACTGTCCTTAGGCATGCAAGCCAGCAGCCCAGCCACTCTCCCTCCAAGGCCTACTCCCCTGGCAGACCCCAGGCACCCATGCCTCCCCTGCTCTCACCCATGAAGAGGAAAGTGAGCACATATTGGTAGGCGCCCACTGCTTCTAGATACTGCTTCTGTAGGGTTTTGGAGGTGGTGGGGGGCGGCAGGGCCGTGGCAACTCCCATTGTAGAAGCTCCCCTCTTCCAGCAGGACCCTAGAACCCGGAGGACAAACGATGAAGGCTCGGATGTGGACCTGGGCAGACTTTCTCCGTACAGCAGCCCAACCTTGGGGGCCTGGCTAAGTCGCAAATCACCTCCCGGAGTAGCGTGTGTCCCCAGGTGTGTGAGTGGGGAGACCTTTGGATTCAGAGCCCCAGATGTCACTGGGTTTTTTCTCAGCCTGATCTTTGAACTTCCTGTCAGTTACCAGCCTGGGCTGGCtgctgggtggggctgggaggtgTAAAGGGTGTGCAAGGGAGAGGTGACACATGAGTGTCCCAGGAATTGATGTTGGAGTGGACAAGAGTGATCTGGCTAGCCCAGCCATTGGGTCCCAGGCTCTGGCAGGGGCCATGAGCCCTGCTGAGACTATTTGACCTCTAGTTGGGGGGCAGGGCCTGGTCCACATCTCCAGGAATTACCCCTACCTGGACCTCCCCTGCtgtgcaaatacacacacataggctGCAGGTCTGTTTCCCACatttaattcttcttcttcttcctcctcctcctccttctcctccttctcctcctcctccttcttcttcttcttcttcctcctcctcctcatcgtcctcctcctcctcttcttcttctccttctcctccttcttcttcttcttcctcctcctccttcttcttcttcctccttctcctcctctttttcttctcctccttctcctccttctccttcttcttcttcctcctcctcctcctcctctttttcttctcctccttctcctccttctccttcttcttcttcttcctcctcctcctcatcgtcctcctcctcctcctcctcctcctcctcttcttcttcttcttcttcctcttctcctcctcctcctcctcctcctcctcctcctcctcctcctcctcctcctccttcttcctttttttgagatggagtctcactccgtcacccaggttggagtgcagtggcacgatctcggctcactgcaacctccatctcctgggttcaaacgattctcctgcctcagcctcctgagtagctgggattacaggcgcgccactatgtccggctttttttttttttttttttgtatgtttaatagagatggggtttcaccatgatggccaggcaggtctcaaactcctgacctcaagtgatccacgtgcctcagccttccaaagtgctgggatcacaggggtgagccaccgcgcccagcggcCAGTCTTTAATTTCACTCCTCCACCCGCAGTCACCCAGGGGACAGGCGAGGCCAGGCGGTGGGGCGCGCCTAGGTGGAGGACCATGTGCCTGTCGGCGGGGACACCATAGCGCGCCTTGTGCGCCTCGAAGACTGCGTGAGTTGCTCCACGTAGCTTGCTTGCAGCCAGTCCACCTGGgccgggctgggctgggggctctGGGGCACTGGAATCGCCGCCCTCACAGCGGGCGGGACCGGACGCGATCGGGGCTGGGATCCCCGgcccgccccctcccctcccctcccctcccttcctccttctctcccttccgcCCGCGGGGATCGGCGGGGACAGAGTTCAGGGCTGGCGCGGTGGCCAAAGGCCAGTCTGGGTGGCGAGGCACCAACGCGGGACGGGGAGGGAGCGGGCACAGGGCAGGAATCGCGGGACAGAGGCAGGGGCTCACCGACGGTGCGGATGGGCGCGCGGAAGGGCAGCTGGAGGCCCCGGCGGCCAAGGAACAGCGGCAAGGCCACGCTTAGCAGCGGATGCAGCGCCTCCTTCGCCCTCCGCAACACGAGCCCGTCGGGTTCGGGAACTGCTGGAAGAGCTCGTTCTCCCTGGAGAAGACAGGCATCAGGGAGGCCGCGGGGGAGCAGGGCGCGGCTGACTCCTGGCCCCGGGGTCCGCGGGTGGCGCCGCTCTCCTCCTCCCCGGCCCGGCATCCCTGGCGTCCCCACCGGGCCACGCTCGGGTCCTCACCCAAGTTCCAGAGCTGACTTAACGAATCCCTTCTGATTCCGAATCCGAAAGCTCTGTGCTCCGAGTTTTGCCACCAGCGCCTCCAGGGGCCTTCCCACGGCCAGGACGGACACCTGGCCACCCCTGAGGCAATGCTGGCCTTGTCAGAGGAGACCAGACCTGGGGAGAGGGCAGAAGTTGGGGGACTCGACGCCtgggtcttatttatttatttatttggggatggagtcttgctctgttgctccagctggagtgcagtggcctgatcttggttCTCTGCACCCTTGaccttcagggctcaagtgatcctcccacctcaagcctcccagtagctgggaccacaggtgtgtactaccacacctggctaaatttttgtttttgttttttgttgtacatgtggagatagggtttcaccgtgttgcccaggctggtcttgaactcctggccttaagtgatcctcccaaagtgctgggattacaggtgtgaaccaccacacccagccaaagccTAGGACTTGGGAAGAAGAGCGGAGAGGGCATGGGGAAGAGAGAACTGGGTCCCAGAGCCTCCCAGGAGGAAGATGGTGGGACAGCAGCAAGGTCCCCCTCTTCTCACCACCTGACATGATGTAGTCCCAGAAGAAAGGGAGATGGAACCAACAAGGCAGCATGAGCGGGTGTGGCCGGAGCTCGGGGAAGAGGCAGGAGAAGCCCGTGGGCTCTGTGCAGAAGTTGGCGAAGGCTCCCACAACCAGGACCCCGTGAGGGTGGAAGCCAAAGGAGTAGTTCCAGGAGGGGTGCAACTCTGCAGTTTTAACCAGCTGAGGAGCAGAGGGGCGCACCCCACCCCAACAGTGAGATTGCACTTTGGGAGATGGTGGTCCCAAGAGTCTATTCTGAAGCCCCAACTGCACCCAGTACCCCACTGCCCGAGGTCCTCACCAAGAGGGGAAAGTAGTCACGGGAATGTCTCCAAACTGCCCAGTTGCGAACCCAGGCAGATCTTTGGCCTCCAGCCCTGGGTGTGTTTCTATCCCAATAGAGCCAGGCCAGGTAGAGGACCACCAGCATCCAAGCCTGGCCGAGGAATGCAGGGAGCCAGGCTGCTGGGCGTACCTGGGCTGGAAGACGGGGCAGGGGGAGCTCACAGTACAGGTGTGTAAACCTAAGTCTTCCCTCTGCCCCCTTCCATCCCACCTGCTCCCCAGACTCCCTCCCTACCCCTCCTCCCTCGGGGTAAAGGAAAACAGACCACCAGCTGCTGGGGCCCTGCCCAGATCCCCAGGCCTTGGGGACTCATGCAGCCCTAACA
It includes:
- the MOGAT3 gene encoding 2-acylglycerol O-acyltransferase 3 isoform X1 → MGVATALPPPTTSKTLQKQYLEAVGAYQYVLTFLFMGPFFSLLVFVLLFTSLWTFSVVYLVWLYVDWDTPNQGGRRSEWIRNQAIWRQLRDYYPVKLVKTAELPPDQNYVLGAHPHGIMCTGFLCNFSTESNGFSQLFPGLRPRLAVLAGLFYLPVYRDYIMSFGRPWCPCTPLGRMTSLDLRLLPQAPGSIGASSPSRSSWASLLASSGVAASSQLPPGACCPLLRPSPLWVSAHLPGDSHQPLSGHQGPLTHLCLPLPAVGRPIPVPQRLRPTEEEVNHYHALYMKALEQLFEEHKESCGVPASTCLTFI
- the MOGAT3 gene encoding 2-acylglycerol O-acyltransferase 3 isoform X2; protein product: MWETDLQPMCVYLHSRGGPGSCWKRGASTMGVATALPPPTTSKTLQKQYLEAVGAYQYVLTFLFMGPFFSLLVFVLLFTSLWTFSVVYLVWLYVDWDTPNQGGRRSEWIRNQAIWRQLRDYYPVKLVKTAELPPDQNYVLGAHPHGIMCTGFLCNFSTESNGFSQLFPGLRPRLAVLAGLFYLPVYRDYIMSFGLCPVSRQSLDFILSQPQLGQAVVIMVGGAHEALYSVPGEHCLTLQKRKGFVRLALRHGASLVPVYSFGENDIFRLKAFATGSWQHWCQLTFKKLMGFSPCIFWGRGLFSATSWGLLPFAAPITTVVGRPIPVPQRLRPTEEEVNHYHALYMKALEQLFEEHKESCGVPASTCLTFI
- the LOC135969950 gene encoding LOW QUALITY PROTEIN: putative diacylglycerol O-acyltransferase 2-like protein DGAT2L7P (The sequence of the model RefSeq protein was modified relative to this genomic sequence to represent the inferred CDS: inserted 2 bases in 2 codons; deleted 2 bases in 2 codons): MGSSVQSCKGGGKWGRDQGPRAVGYWVQLGLQNRLLGPPSPKVQSHCWGGVRPSAPQLVKTAELHPSWNYSFGFHPHGVLVVGAFANFCTEPTGFSCLFPELRPHPLMLPCWFHLPFFWDYIMSGASALSPGLVSSDKAALPQGWPGVRPGVGRPLEALVAKLGAQSFRIRNQKGFVKSALELGENELFQQFPNPTGSXLRRAKEALHPLLSVALPLFLGRRGLQLPFRAPIRTVGEPLPLSRDSCPVPAPSPSRVGASPPRLAFGHRASPELCPRRSPRAEGREGGREGRGGEGAGRGSQPRSRPVPPAVRAAIPVPQSPQPSPAQVDWLQASYVEQLTQXFEAHKARYGVPADRHMVLHLGAPHRLASPVPWVTAGGGVKLKTGRWARWLTPVIPALWKAEARGSLEVRSLRPAWPSW